In Sphaerisporangium krabiense, the DNA window ACGCCGAGGTGAACCGGGCCAGGAACGTCTCCCGCGGCACCATCAGCGGGCCGTAGGTCGTGTAGTCGCCGCGCTCCACGCCCCTGCGCAGCAGCTCCTCGCCGTCCCAGCGCTCGGCGTAGGGGTCGTTGATCTGGAAGACGCCGGTGAGCGTGGCCTGGACGGGCTTGCGGTCCAGGCGGCCGGTGACCGTCAACGTCTGCCCGGCGGCCAGGTTCAGCGCCTGGGCGACGGTCTGGGAGGCCGCGACCTCGACGGCGCCGCCGGTGGCCGCCCGCGGCCAGCGTCCCTGGAGGAGGTGCGCGTACCGCTCCAGGCCGTCGTAGGTGCCGAACCGGGTGAGCTCGGGGCGGTTCAGGCGTTCCTGGCCGGGCAGGGCGTAGGAGTCCGAGCGCGCGCTCAGCGTGACCTGGTGCGGGACCGTCTGGTCCTTCTTCAGCGCGTCGACGCGGCTGAGGACCGCCTTCTCGACGTCGGCGAAGGCGCCGCGCTGCACCGGGACGGTGATCTTGGTCGCGGTGACGGACGTGGAGGCCGTCTCCATCGCCCGCCGGACGCCGACGTCCGCGACCGAGGACGCGTACATGGTGAGCGCGACCAGGGTGGTCGTGGCCAGGAGGATCGAGCCGAAGGCGGCGAAGATGAGAAGCGGCTCGTTGAACGCACGTCTCAGCACCAGCGGTGTTCGCCCCCGCATGAACCGCCTCCTGCCGCCCTATCCCGTTTCGCACACCCTAGTTATGGTTTCGGGCGAGGGAAGAGGCCGGGGATCACGGTGATGTAGCCGATATGCAGCGGAAACTACCGTGTGATATCGAAATTGTGACATTCCCGCATCCTCGATATTCGGTCACCTCCGAGGGGTTCACCGGCCGCGCCGCTACCGGCCGGCGGACGTGCCGACCAGGGTGGGCGAGTCGGCGTCCGGGATGAACTTGCGCGGCGGCCCGCCGTCGAGCGGGGCGACCCAGATGTCGGCCGCCGTACGCCCGTCGGCCACCTTGGGCACGGCGTACATCACGTGCCCGGCGTCCAGCCAGGCCACCTGGTCGTCCACGCTGCGCTTCTCGCCCAGCGGGCTCTCCCGGCCGGTCCGCAGATCCAGCCAGGAGAAACGCCAGGCGTCCTCGGAGGTGTCGTTCACCCGCTTCTTGTAGACGACCTTGGTCTGGTCCGGGGACAGCGACGGGCACTCGGCGTTGTCCTGCAACGCGGTCAGCGTGCGCGCGGCCAGGTCGCCCCGGGCGAGGTAGGTGCGGCCCGACGCGGCGACCGTGGCGAAGAACGTGGTCGAGTCCGCGGCGAAGGTGACGCCCCACACGTTGCGGTCGGCGCTCTCGTCCCGCGTCCCGTTGATCATGAACGTGAAGTCCTCCAGGTCGGCCACCGGCTCGCCGTCGCTCTGGTAGATCACGGTCTCGGTGGAGAACCCGAGCGAGATGTAGTCGTGCCCGCTGACGAACACCGTTGTCGCGAAACGCCGGCCGTCGGGGGCGACCCGGCCCCTGCTCGGCACGCCGTTCAACGGCTCGTCCCCGGCCTCGCGGAGCCGCCCGTCCAGCCGGACCACCTCGTACGGCTGGGTCGGCACGCGCCCCGCCCGCAGGCAGATCGCCTGTCCCGCCGCCGCGGCGACCCGCAGGCAGCGCGGGCCCGCGAGCCGGGAGGCGCCCGGCACGCCGCCGGTCACCGCCGCGTACCCGATCCTGCCGTGGTCCGCGCCCGGCCTGAGGGAGCGGAACACCACGTGCTCGGACCCGAACAGCCCGGTGTCCACCTCGCCCGCCGCCGACGGCGTCCTTCCTCCGAGCACCGAGGTGAGCACGGTCGTGACGGCCACCCCCACCAGCAGGGCCGCCAACGCCAACGTGATCCGTGAACGCATCTCAGACCTCCGATCGGGTGCGGAGCAGGACAGGGGAGACGGCGAGCAGGACGACGGCGAGTCCGGTCGCGAACGTCCCCAGCGCGGCCGCGGGCCCGGCCACCGTCCACAGGCCGCCGAAGGCGAGCGCCGCCAGGCTGCGGCCGAGCGCCACGCCGGTCTGCAGGGTCGAGATCGCCGTCGCCCGCCACTCCGCCGGGACCAGCACCGAGGTCGCCGCGGGCAGCACGCCGTCCGTCGCGGCGTAGTACAGGCCGAGCAGGGCCAGGGTCAGCAGGACGGCGACGAGCCCGCCGGCCAGGCCGGTGACGCTGTACGCGGCGACGACCGCCACGTGCCCGGCGACGAAGACCCGGCGTCTGCCGAGCCGGTCGGCCAGCCGCCCGAACGGGACCGCGGCGGCCAGGTACACCGCGCTGGTGCCCAGGAACAGCAGCGGGAACAGGTGCGCCGACACCGCGCCACGGTCCAGCAGCACCAGGTAGAGGAA includes these proteins:
- a CDS encoding TolB-like translocation protein — its product is MRSRITLALAALLVGVAVTTVLTSVLGGRTPSAAGEVDTGLFGSEHVVFRSLRPGADHGRIGYAAVTGGVPGASRLAGPRCLRVAAAAGQAICLRAGRVPTQPYEVVRLDGRLREAGDEPLNGVPSRGRVAPDGRRFATTVFVSGHDYISLGFSTETVIYQSDGEPVADLEDFTFMINGTRDESADRNVWGVTFAADSTTFFATVAASGRTYLARGDLAARTLTALQDNAECPSLSPDQTKVVYKKRVNDTSEDAWRFSWLDLRTGRESPLGEKRSVDDQVAWLDAGHVMYAVPKVADGRTAADIWVAPLDGGPPRKFIPDADSPTLVGTSAGR